The proteins below are encoded in one region of Takifugu rubripes chromosome 1, fTakRub1.2, whole genome shotgun sequence:
- the xirp2b gene encoding xin actin-binding repeat-containing protein 2 isoform X3, with translation MYQAAVSKHADNTVPSGVTEESAVCSLPVGFASVRKLFETQQTANSHSVTQFQLHQTTVQEMSDSEVIVSTRQVLPGSESLDCNQQTTVSYCSNNLESSSDNRQNEADEEFPRYTTKELRAHFERTIEEAAPQKPIKIDRDINRSKWSSNVKQSQTVTNEVCQTTTIESTKATEVEVTDNEDFPPPPPAEDADYLPPPPPDLLQMPESEDVPACQDFPEPPEPLNPFKDPFNREAFCKQRRMNELKRLYKHIQPDISNIEECHTDYDETDSNKLHSCEYIYEDDVVHDDINYDQCEEWEEILPGDVQSMRWIFENKPLDTIRDESRSEEDDEGKITQQEIILGKDVKRTAWMFETKPMDELSTRNISMTEYKNKFNKIDKGDVRAAAWLFETHRMDALNKMHKEEDLTKEILFTENDENSTIYMIDNKCMENLGHTETIDESHLLTLRSVLEEIKGEVKTVTTTFDTQFKCVIMGQSSQLLEIKSVRKTETELENSIASRWLFDTQPLTVTDIGPTPLSLLCSLSMEDSNKGDWGRWLFEIKTLNSLQDLEKPKAENEEVIGADVRKHCLVFETQPMDSLKDDSNARPQTIEDIIGGNVRSARHFFESSPQAEGKTGLEVGKLQKVTLAEEAKGDVRHQKWRFESQPLEHIGEQKKEVIRTVNVEEDLTQEDGTSCRADVRKNCWVFETQPMDTLKDDSNTRPVTKEEIVAGNVSSARHYFETTPAEEIKELVEVGKLKKTVALVEERGDVRHQKWRFESQPLEEIREEKKDIIRTIDLEEIDKVDIQNFKHIFESAESSRGDEPQKIQIEGVTSGSVKSNKNLFESTTLYAMQDHTGHFHEVKTVRREEVVKGDVTTCKWMFETRPIDQFHECIDKYQVIKGISKHQIESGDVKTAKWLFETQPLDSIKYFSNIEDDEAVGTSNNIDIVKGDVKTCKWLFETKPMDILYEKVKLEDEGSEEIQKGDVKTCTWLFETQALDTLHDETETVLKTCTVNQEDIRGKDVKTACFLFETENVSQEETGSFKRVTEIDIASGDVSRMKYIFENQTGDIMTSTSEEVLQKLKNVWTEDAHKGDVVNCKWLFENRHVDGPEESTCNRTVNDVQGGDVDKGRFIFETYSLDEIKSSSETDEELIKMQKIICEEEEKGDVRNYTMMFENQPLYAIQDKAGLYHEVTTVTSEEVIRGDVVGTRWLFETKPLDTIKDTDEVHIIKSVTQEDLQKGDVTSAKWKFETHPLDRIAEEKKILIRTVDDIQGGNVRKNKDHFESDALSQGSVRTVNVSEIQKGDVRTAKWRFETQSIDKIRSMSSENLIETVKTEEVAKGDVKHSVWLFEKNPLDHIKEVDEDEDHRTLTQEEISKADVKTTMWLFETTPFDSFNESKIERTEILGKSVKGTLEELYSQKMVRSKGILIEADEIGDVRMAKYQLMNKQAPEIQREEVIKCDIQTVMMNLLNTQVKQKQHISIDTEEKGNISSTVKQLFNQERCTSIEKEEIIRGDIQEAVKNLFNENDSGKHGILIQEDEMGDVQMTIYSLLNKEENVNVEKQDIVRGDIKSALQKLSGSDKSDQAVKITVDASERGNVNFYSTCIESGSLDYLRQLNLGSEESLQCTAEKEKIIGGDIKSTKLLLGCNRTPIERTVEDVIPGDVHNTVKVFMSEPTLERPHKEEIIKGDLRAALTSLSESANQNVVVEKEEVVKGDIPKALRCLERAHKQYKEVEKPEIVPGNIKGTMRSLEKSSTSKAETVVEDLVQGDVKGMLKSLELAKQGIRDVEREEIIKGDIRIAMQSLQDASSERKSCQQTADIQGDVRGTIQLLMEPPSSPKLQRSSSLEDDVKGDVKMSIRSLYEGQEHTQLEKEEVIKGDVKGTIKSLLETAQRETPKLRAYRRVRVKQSPPVKNLPVDAQRHIQKIKTAKTVETAQKNQSTGGDLLITKAGSEEKSIQQSTTIVEHKTITQNHGVKTLKTEFRNLKSSPKAIIKVNNKSKVQTNIFKAQVQEPDLPLPPPPPPVDDTDLPPPPSVDSDIEQLPPPPPPPPLAGEQDFLPPPPSQQELESMPKQATPPSPVIAKKMTVKKVKGPALHPVPKLEPKVELSKTRHVEHKSEKVEEISWSQSKASDTSRTFSLEFPAPPQSPKPVNKVHVTPVRFTPPPSPPPPMRGPISKFSTPLIKAEEKYRKLKEASTPPTTPVPTTFHDSVSVALEMLSTKEQSSNTSLEQMGANTASLKVLPDSQSSDSTRRVVVANTAGCNISSSKKIITDLTVISSVKQEITSNETSKVVSIKKTSLKSASSGHLSAQPVTAEKDQSFGGDTPKAKAMPKNQKAKTSNKSEDKNYANEISNEKEKPEPIVSSVENVKSTKCESQDISTPELFKNLHTAQQSDKMRADISPKDTQEKASDLTAEAEKTTPNTNGKTGKQNHKGKKTSLQEKQAGIKTTSEHTKMISQDVKTEVMEATEVTVISKSTDITSEPKQDIKAVNVSTAAVCETAAVTERQQEASSPLKKKKKSKKSKGGGQPGQGKESTDSKTDTGAQIHKSVRDEHVQVKKEAINTESKADHSVQKEKAAQKDVKSPQKKKGTHPFQQGEEKQHRENLVTVISTVQSEQSEFPRSTTEGREESSKKHVQILQSDITEITSCSANTGSKSEKALLSKDPHWAISMGSNCEVENSQKHSELLPPEPKLMQLDSNDATEKHEWEKSVSGSPTPRISKISIGSSKIETQTKKIFHDRNREEASRCRSVDLRAPSPSLRMRSPSPTFITIESRRTDSSQRVTPSPTLLHRPSTPPTPPPRRCDTPTTRLTRITPSPTFDRAENLPRLKDATAKLSRGVTPPPPLMPQQISEKKSGIVELPATFHRQIRLDSHLLDAAVTSAETEKAKKSFPGMAQADVNSQHMEKDQADTSEVVIATKIQSRSETPTRVCERDTRDADVSEPSCATVKEKRQFFEEAQKAEINKTYTRKEPTAIPKRLDPDFEKCGEEKKKKEKDELSKVDMLTFANNFESPEGKLDLMKDLMSLTDWLENDAGMVESNKEKADILEQEIQTFDIQAVKNVFELGEQISSHREKKKSEEQPLSDLTGLTEAASKQQSSQETIRPSQKSTSEHVVETVGAENTPAFTERKSVTEHFSNVDEFVKRKTVSRRETCDADATENLLRNFHQTWAESETVFKSLGYTVSEETTSQLVSHQRTTVLSGSSTKVGAVHGMSEESLPDGCSHSGQKKIP, from the exons ATGTACCAGGCAGCTGTCTCCAAGCATGCAGACAACACCGTCCCCAGTGGG gTCACGGAAGAGTCGGCAGTCTGTTCCCTGCCAGTGGGATTTGCCAGTGTGAGGAAGCTGTTTGAGACCCAGCAAACTGCAAACTCACACAGTGTTACCCAGTTTCAGCTCCACCAAACAACTGTGCAG GAAATGTCTGACTCAGAGGTGATCGTATCGACCAGACAGGTGCTCCCTGGCAGCGAGTCGCTAGATTGCAACCAACAAACAACG GTGTCATACTGCAGCAATAACCTGGAATCTAGTTCTGACAACCGTCAAAATGAAGCAG ATGAAGAATTTCCCAGGTACACTACAAAAGAACTGAGGGCTCACTTTGAAAGGACAATAGAGGAGGCGGCTCCACAAAAACCAATTAAG ATTGACCGTGACATCAACCGATCAAAGTGGTCCTCAAATGTGAAACAGAGCCAAACCGTGACAAATGAAGTTTGCCAAACAACCACAATCGAGTCCACAAAGGCCACAGAGGTTGAAGTGACTGATAATGAGGATTtcccaccgccaccaccagctGAAGATGCAGACTatctcccacccccacctccagaCTTACTTCAAATGCCAGAAAGTGAAGATGTTCCAGCATGTCAGGATTTCCCAGAACCTCCTGAACCATTAAACCCATTCAAAGATCCATTCAACAGAGAGGCTTTCTGCAAGCAGAGGAGAATGAATGAACTTAAACGCCTCTACAAGCATATTCAACCGGACATTTCTAATATTGAGGAGTGCCACACTGATTATGATGAAACAGACAGCAATAAATTACACAGCTGCGAGTACATCTATGAAGATGATGTAGTCCACGATGATATCAATTATGATCAATGCGAGGAATGGGAAGAGATTCTCCCTGGGGATGTGCAGTCCATGCGTTGGATTTTTGAAAATAAGCCCTTGGACACAATTAGGGATGAAAGTCGcagtgaggaagatgatgagggtAAGATAACTCAGCAGGAAATCATTCTTGGAAAAGATGTGAAGCGTACAGCTTGGATGTTTGAGACCAAGCCAATGGATGAGCTGAGTACACGCAATATCAGCATGACGGAGTATAAAAACAAGTTTAACAAAATAGATAAAGGAGACGTCCGCGCGGCAGCGTGGTTGTTTGAAACCCACAGGATGGACGCTCTGAATAAGATGCATAAGGAGGAGGACTTGACCAAAGAGATTCTGTTCACAGAGAATGATGAGAATTCTACCATCTACATGATCGACAACAAGTGCATGGAAAATCTTGGGCACACCGAGACCATCGACGAGAGCCACCTGCTGACTTTAAGATCGGTACTGGAGGAAATTAAGGGAGAGGTTAAAACGGTCACAACCACTTTTGACACCCAGTTCAAATGCGTGATTATGGGACAGTCGAGCCAACTGCTAGAGATTAAATCTGTGCGCAAAACTGAAACTGAATTAGAGAACTCCATTGCCTCTCGCTGGCTTTTTGACACCCAACCTCTCACTGTGACGGACATAGGACCTACACCCTTGAGCCTCCTGTGTAGTCTTTCCATGGAGGACAGTAATAAAGGTGATTGGGGAAGGTGGTTGTTTgagataaaaacattaaattctcTCCAAGACTTGGAAAAACCAAAAGCAGAGAATGAAGAGGTGATAGGAGCTGATGTCCGAAAGCACTGCTTGGTGTTTGAAACCCAACCGATGGATTCTCTGAAAGATGATTCTAACGCAAGGCCTCAGACCATCGAAGACATTATTGGAGGCAATGTTAGATCTGCGAGACACTTTTTTGAAAGCAGCCCACAGGCAGAGGGGAAGACCGGCCTGGAGGTGGGAAAACTTCAAAAGGTTACCCTGGCCGAAGAAGCCAAAGGCGACGTGAGACACCAAAAGTGGCGCTTCGAGAGTCAACCTCTAGAACACATCGGAGAGCAGAAGAAAGAAGTCATTCGCACAGTAAACGTTGAGGAAGACCTGACGCAGGAGGATGGCACAAGCTGCAGGGCAGATGTGCGTAAGAACTGCTGGGTGTTTGAGACACAGCCGATGGATACGTTAAAGGATGACTCAAATACTCGACCAGTGACCAAAGAGGAGATTGTTGCAGGCAATGTGAGTTCTGCAAGGCATTATTTTGAGACTACTCCAGCTGAGGAGATAAAAGAGCTGGTAGAGGTGGGAAAACTCAAAAAAACAGTAGCTCttgtggaggagaggggagatgtCAGACATCAGAAATGGCGATTTGAAAGCCAGCCTCTTGAGGAAAttagagaagaaaagaaggacatCATCAGAACAATTGACCTGGAAGAAATCGATAAAGTGGACATCCAAAACTTCAAGCACATCTTTGAGAGTGCAGAGTCAAGCAGGGGGGATGAGCCTCAAAAGATTCAAATAGAGGGTGTCACGTCAGGCTCAGTGAAGTCTAATAAAAACCTGTTTGAGTCGACTACTCTCTACGCCATGCAGGACCACACAGGTCACTTTCATGAGGTGAAAACAGTTCGCCGTGAAGAGGTGGTGAAAGGAGATGTAACAACGTGTAAATGGATGTTTGAAACACGACCAATTGACCAGTTTCATGAATGTATTGATAAATATCAAGTTATCAAGGGCATATCCAAGCATCAAATCGAGTCTGGGGAcgttaaaacagcaaagtggtTGTTTGAAACACAGCCGCTGGATTCTATTAAGTATTTCAGCAATATAGAAGATGATGAAGCTGTGGGCACAAGCAACAATATAGACATCGTGAAGGGAGATGTAAAAACCTGCAAATGGCTCTTTGAGACTAAACCGATGGACATCTTGTATGAAAAAGTCAAGTTAGAGGATGAAGGATCAGAAGAAATACAGAAAGGAGACGTCAAAACCTGCACGTGGCTGTTTGAGACACAAGCACTTGATACTCTTCACGATGAGACAGAGACTGTGCTGAAAACATGCACCGTCAATCAAGAGGACATAAGAGGAAAAGACGTAAAAACGGCCTGTTTTCTCTTTGAGACAGAGAATGTTAGCCAAGAGGAGACCGGCTCTTTCAAACGTGTCACCGAAATAGACATTGCATCTGGAGATGTGTCAAGGatgaaatacatttttgaaAACCAAACAGGTGATATCATGACTTCAACATCTGAAGAAGTGTTGCAGAAGCTGAAGAATGTATGGACAGAGGATGCACACAAAGGAGACGTGGTGAATTGCAAATGGCTGTTTGAAAACCGGCACGTCGATGGCCCCGAGGAATCAACATGCAATCGCACAGTGAATGATGTTCAAGGAGGAGATGTAGATAAGGGGCGTTTTATTTTTGAGACCTACTCCTTAGATGAAATTAAGTCGTCCTCAGAGACAGACGAAGAGCTGATTAAAATGCAGAAGATTatctgtgaggaagaggagaaaggcgATGTGAGAAATTACACCATGATGTTTGAAAACCAGCCCCTTTATGCCATTCAAGACAAAGCAGGTCTTTACCATGAAGTCACCACCGTCACAAGTGAAGAAGTGATACGAGGAGATGTGGTGGGAACGCGTTGGTTATTTGAAACCAAGCCCCTTGACACTATCAAGGACACAGATGAAGTTCATATAATTAAGTCTGTCACACAGGAGGATTTACAAAAAGGAGATGTCACCTCTGCCAAGTGGAAATTTGAGACACATCCACTCGACAGGATCGCCGAAGAAAAGAAGATTTTAATAAGAACTGTAGATGACATCCAAGGAGGAAAtgtcaggaaaaacaaagatcaTTTCGAGTCTGATGCCCTGTCACAGGGGTCTGTTAGAACAGTAAATGTAAGTGAAATACAAAAAGGCGATGTGAGGACTGCAAAATGGAGATTTGAAACACAGTCAATTGATAAGATTAGAAGCATGAGCTCCGAAAACCTGATCGAAACTGTTAAAACAGAAGAGGTCGCGAAGGGTGACGTCAAGCATTCAGTCTGGCTTTTTGAGAAGAATCCTCTTGACCACATTAAAGAGGTCGATGAGGATGAAGACCATCGGACTCTCACTCAAGAGGAAATCTCCAAAGCAGATGTGAAGACGACAATGTGGCTCTTTGAGACGACACCATTTGACAGCTTTAATGAGTCCAAAATTGAGAGGACTGAAATCTTGGGGAAAAGTGTTAAGGGAACTCTTGAGGAACTTTACAGTCAAAAAATGGTGAGGTCGAAGGGAATACTCATTGAAGCTGATGAAATAGGTGATGTTAGGATGGCAAAATACCAGCTAATGAATAAGCAGGCTCCAGAGATTCAGAGAGAAGAAGTTATTAAATGTGATATACAGACTGTTATGATGAACCTGCTGAACACACAggtaaaacaaaagcagcatatAAGCATAGATACAGAAGAAAAAGGGAACATTAGTTCCACAGTAAAACAGCTATTTAACCAAGAGAGATGCACAAGCATTGAAAAGGAAGAAATAATACGCGGTGACATTCAGGAAGCTGTAAAGAATCTCTTCAATGAAAATGATTCAGGAAAACATGGAATCCTTATTCAGGAGGATGAAATGGGAGATGTACAGATGACAATTTATTCCCTTctgaacaaagaggagaatGTTAATGTTGAGAAACAGGACATTGTAAGAGGAGATATAAAGAGTGCTCTTCAGAAACTCTCTGGCTCAGATAAGTCAGATCAAGCGGTGAAGATAACTGTGGATGCATCAGAAAGGGGAAATGTCAACTTTTATTCCACATGTATTGAATCTGGCTCTCTTGACTATCTCAGACAGCTTAATTTGGGATCTGAGGAGTCTCTCCAATGCacagcagaaaaagagaaaattatcGGAGGTGACATCAAGAGCACAAAACTCCTCCTTGGATGTAATCGAACACCGATTGAGCGAACCGTGGAAGATGTTATACCTGGCGATGTTCATAACACGGTGAAAGTTTTCATGTCGGAACCAACTCTAGAAAGACCTCACAAGGAAGAAATAATCAAAGGAGATTTAAGAGCTGCTTTGACGTCCTTGTCTGAATCAGCAAATCAGAATGTTGTTgtagagaaagaggaggtggtgaaggGTGATATACCAAAAGCCCTGCGGTGCCTGGAGAGGGCTCATAAACAGTACAAAGAGGTTGAAAAGCCAGAAATTGTCCCAGGAAATATAAAAGGAACCATGAGATCACTGGAAAAGTCATCAACCTCCAAAGCTGAAACTGTTGTCGAAGATTTAGTCCAAGGAGATGTGAAAGGCATGTTAAAATCTCTGGAACTGGCAAAACAAGGGATCAGAGATGttgaaagagaagaaatcaTTAAGGGCGACATTCGCATTGCAATGCAGAGTCTACAGGATGCCTCTAGTGAGAGGAAATCATGTCAGCAGACAGCAGATATTCAGGGAGATGTGAGAGGAACTATTCAGCTCTTAATGGAGCCTCCATCCTCACCCAAATTACAAAGGAGCTCCAGCCTGGAAGATGACGTGAAGGGTGATGTCAAGATGTCAATTAGGTCACTGTATGAGGGGCAAGAGCACACACAGCTTGAGAAAGAAGAAGTGATAAAAGGTGACGTCAAAGGGACAATTAAATCCTTATTGGAAACCGCACAACGTGAAACACCTAAACTCAGAGCATACAGAAGAGTTCGCGTGAAACAGAGCCCTCCAGTGAAAAACCTCCCTGTTGATGCACAGAGACACATACAAAagatcaaaacagcaaaaacagtcgaaactgcacaaaaaaatcaatccaCTGGTGGTGATTTGTTGATAACAAAGGCAGGCTCTGAGGAGAAGTCTATTCAGCAATCAACAACAATAGTGGAGCATAAGACAATAACGCAGAATCATGGAGTCAAAACTTTGAAGACAGAGTTCCGAAATCTGAAGTCGAGTCCAAAGGCTATAATAAAAGTCAATAATAAATCCAAAGTGCAGACAAATATTTTCAAAGCTCAGGTGCAAGAACCTGACCTgccactcccacctcctcctccaccagtggATGACAcagatcttcctcctcctccttctgttgATTCTGACATTGAacagcttcctcctccaccacccccacctcctcttgcTGGTGAGCAGGACTTcctgccacctcctccatctcaGCAGGAACTTGAGAGCATGCCAAAACAGGCAACGCCACCATCGCCAGTAATAGCAAAAAAGATGACAGTAAAAAAAGTGAAAGGCCCAGCTCTACACCCGGTTCCAAAACTGGAGCCCAAAGTAGAACTCAGCAAAACTCGACATGTGGAGCATAAATCAGAAAAAGTTGAAGAAATCAGCTGGAGCCAATCAAAAGCATCTGACACATCAAGAACGTTTTCCCTTGAATTTCCTGCACCACCCCAGTCACCAAAACCAGTTAACAAAGTCCACGTGACTCCTGTGAGattcaccccacccccctctcctccgcctcctATGAGAGGGCCAATCAGTAAATTTAGCACTCcattaataaaagcagaagaaaaatacCGCAAGCTAAAAGAAGCCAGCACACCTCCAACCACCCCAGTGCCCACTACCTTTCATGACTCGGTTAGCGTTGCCCTTGAAATGCTGTCCACCAAAGAGCAGTCAAGTAACACTTCGTTAGAACAGATGGGAGCCAATACGGCATCCTTGAAGGTTCTTCCTGACTCCCAATCAAGTGATTCAACCAGGCGCGTTGTTGTGGCAAATACTGCAGGTTGCAACATCTCGAGCAGTAAGAAAATCATCACAGATTTGACCGTAATATCGTCGGTGAAGCAGGAAATCACCTCTAACGAAACATCTAAGGTTGTGTCCATTAAAAAGACCTCATTGAAGTCAGCTTCCTCCGGTCACCTATCAGCTCAGCCTGTCACAGCTGAGAAAGACCAGAGCTTTGGCGGTGACACGCCAAAAGCAAAAGCCATGCCCAAAAATCAGAAGGCAAAGACCTCCAACAAATCAGAAGATAAAAATTATGCTAATGAAATCtctaatgaaaaagaaaaacctgaacCGATTGTCTCTTCTGtggaaaatgtaaaatcaacCAAATGTGAATCTCAAGATATATCAACGCCGGAATTATTCAAAAATCTCCACACAGCTCAGCAGAGTGACAAGATGAGAGCAGATATTTCTCCCAAAGACACCCAAGAGAAGGCCTCTGATCTGACAGCGGAGGCGGAAAAGACTACTCCCAacacaaatggaaaaacagGCAAACAAAATCATAAGGGGAAAAAGACCAGTCTGCAGGAAAAGCAAGCAGGGATAAAAACAACCAGTGAGCACACAAAAATGATTTCACAGGATGTCAAGACAGAAGTGATGGAAGCCACCGAGGTGACTGTGATCAGTAAATCTACAGATATAACGTCAGAGCCAAAGCAGGACATTAAGGCTGTTAATGTCtccactgctgctgtctgtgaaactgctgcagtaacagaGCGCCAACAGGAAGCTTCAAGtccattaaagaagaaaaagaagtccAAAAAGTCTAAAGGAGGTGGACAGCCTGGTCAGGGGAAAGAATCGACAGATTCAAAGACAGATACAGGAGCACAAATTCACAAAAGTGTAAGAGACGAGCACGTTCAAGTCAAGAAAGAAGCAATTAACACAGAGAGCAAAGCTGATCACAGTGTCCAGAAGGAGAAAGCTGCCCAGAAGGATGTAAAATctccacaaaagaaaaaaggaacccATCCTTTTCAGCAAggtgaagaaaaacaacacagagaAAATTTGGTTACTGTGATTTCTACAGTTCAGTCAGAGCAAAGTGAATTCCCAAGGTCTAcaacagagggaagagaagaatcTAGCAAGAAACACGTCCAAATCCTGCAGTCTGACATCACAGAAATAACTTCATGTTCAGCAAACACTGGTTCAAAATCAGAAAAAGCTCTGCTCAGTAAGGACCCACACTGGGCCATAAGCATGGGGAGCAACTGTGAAGTGGAGAATTCTCAGAAGCATTCTGAACTCCTTCCTCCAGAACCCAAATTGATGCAATTGGACAGTAATGATGCAACAGAAAAGCACGAATGGGAGAAATCTGTTTCTGGCAGCCCAACACCGAGAATATCAAAGATCAGCATTGGTTCTTCCAAGATTGAAACGCAAACAAAGAAAATCTTCCACGACAGAAATAGAGAAGAAGCGAGTCGGTGCAGGTCTGTTGACCTTCGGGCTCCATCACCTTCCCTACGGATGCGTTCCCCTTCACCAACCTTTATTACCATCGAATCGCGACGAACGGACTCGTCCCAGAGAGTGACCCCCTCGCCCACCTTACTGCACAGGCCATCCACACCACCCACTCCGCCGCCACGTCGGTGCGACACCCCGACGACTCGCCTCACCAGAATCACGCCCTCGCCAACATTTGACAGAGCGGAAAATCTTCCACGACTCAAAGACGCGACGGCCAAACTCTCGCGTGGCGTCACCCCGCCACCACCGCTCATGCCCCAGCAGATCTCAGAGAAAAAATCAGGGATTGTGGAATTGCCCGCCACATTCCATCGGCAAATCAGACTCGATTCCCATCTCTTGGATGCTGCAGTGACATCCGCTGAAACAGAGAAGGCCAAAAAGAGTTTTCCTGGGATGGCTCAGGCCGATGTAAATTCTCAGCATATGGAAAAAGATCAAGCTGACACTTCAGAGGTTGTGATTGCAACTAAAATCCAAAGTAGGTCTGAGACtcccacacgtgtgtgtgaacGAGATACCAGAGATGCAGATGTGTCAGAGCCGTCATGCGCAACTGTCAAAGAAAAGAGGCAGTTTTTTGAAGAAGCTCAAAAAGCTGAAATCAATAAAACCTACACGCGAAAGGAGCCCACTGCAATTCCTAAAAGACTAGACCCAGATTTTGAAAAGTgtggggaagaaaaaaagaagaaagaaaaagatgagcTTTCTAAGGTGGACATGTTGACTTTTGCAAACAACTTTGAATCACCAGAGGGCAAATTAGATTTGATGAAAGACCTCATGTCTCTTACAGACTGGCTTGAAAATGATGCTGGAATGGTAGAGTCTAATAAAGAGAAAGCAGACATCCTGGAGCAGGAGATCCAAACATTTGATATTCAGgctgttaaaaatgtttttgaatTAGGTGAACAAATTTCCTCTCatagggaaaagaaaaagagtgagGAGCAGCCTTTATCAGATCTTACAGGGTTAACAGAAGCTGCCTCAAAGCAGCAGAGTTCTCAAGAGACAATCAGACCCTCACAGAAGAGCACCTCCGAGCATGTGGTAGAAACCGTGGGAGCAGAGAACACGCCAGCGTTCACTGAAAGAAAATCAGTCACGGAGCATTTCTCGAATGTGGACGAGTTTG TCAAGAGAAAAACAGTCAGCCGAAGAGAAACCTGCGACGCCGACGCTACGGAGAACCTGCTTCGAAATTTTCACCAGACGTGGGCAGAGAGCGAGACCGTTTTCAAGAGCCTCGGCTACACTGTTTCTGAGGAGACCACATCCCAATTGGTGTCACATCAGAGGACGACTGTGTTGTCTG GTTCGAGTACCAAGGTCGGAGCTGTGCACGGTATGTCGGAGGAGAGCCTACCCGATGGATGCTCTCATagtggacaaaaaaaaataccatAA